One window from the genome of Acanthochromis polyacanthus isolate Apoly-LR-REF ecotype Palm Island chromosome 21, KAUST_Apoly_ChrSc, whole genome shotgun sequence encodes:
- the sox9a gene encoding transcription factor SOX-9a: MNLLDPYLKMTEEQEKCHSDAPSPSMSEDSAGSPCPSGSGSDTENTRPSDNHLLRDPDYKKEGEEEKFPVCIRDAVSQVLKGYDWTLVPMPVRVNGSSKSKPHVKRPMNAFMVWAQAARRKLADQYPHLHNAELSKTLGKLWRLLNEVEKRPFVEEAERLRVQHKKDHPDYKYQPRRRKSVKNGQNEPEDSEQTHISPNAIFKALQQADSPASSIGEVHSPGEHSGQSQGPPTPPTTPKTDLPSSKTDLKREGRPMQEGTSRQLNIDFGAVDIGELSSDVISNMGSFDVDEFDQYLPPHSHAGMTGAAQASYTSSYGINSSSVGSAASIGAHAWMSKQQQQHSLTTLGGGGEQGQQGQQRTTQIKTEQLSPSHYRDQQGSPQHVTYGSFNLQHYSTSSYPSITRAQYDYSEHQSGANSYYSHAAGQGSSLYSTFSYMSPSQRPMYTPIADTTGVPSVPQTHSPQHWEQQPIYTQLSRP, encoded by the exons ATGAATCTCCTCGACCCTTACCTGAAGATGACAGAAGAACAGGAGAAGTGTCACTCTGACGCTCCCAGCCCGAGCATGTCCGAGGACTCCGCGGGTTCGCCGTGCCCGTCCGGGTCCGGTTCGGACACTGAAAACACCCGGCCGTCTGACAACCACCTCCTGcgggatccagactataagaagGAGGGCGAAGAGGAAAAGTTTCCCGTGTGCATCAGAGATGCCGTGTCCCAGGTGTTGAAGGGTTACGACTGGACGCTGGTGCCCATGCCAGTGCGCGTCAACGGCTCAAGCAAAAGCAAACCTCACGTCAAAAGACCCATGAACGCGTTCATGGTGTGGGCTCAGGCTGCACGGAGGAAGTTGGCCGATCAGTACCCGCATCTGCACAACGCGGAACTCAGCAAAACTCTGGGCAAACTTTGGAG ATTGCTCAATGAGGTAGAGAAGCGCCCGTTTGTAGAGGAGGCTGAACGCTTGAGAGTGCAACATAAGAAGGATCACCCCGACTACAAATATCAGCCAAGGCGGAGAAAATCAGTTAAGAACGGACAGAACGAACCTGAGGACAGCGAGCAAACTCATATCTCTCCCAATGCGATCTTCAAAGCGCTGCAGCAGGCCGACTCTCCGGCGTCTAGCATTGGAGAGGTGCACTCCCCAGGAGAACATTCAG GTCAGTCACAGGGCCCACCAACGCCTCCAACCACTCCTAAGACAGACCTCCCCTCCAGCAAGACTGACCTGAAGCGTGAGGGGCGCCCCATGCAGGAGGGCACTAGCCGCCAGCTCAACATTGACTTTGGCGCTGTGGACATTGGCGAGCTGAGCAGTGATGTCATCTCCAACATGGGAAGCTTTGATGTTGATGAGTTTGATCAGTACCTGCCACCTCATAGCCACGCTGGGATGACTGGCGCAGCCCAAGCCAGCTATACCAGCAGCTACGGCATCAACAGCTCCTCAGTTGGCTCAGCTGCCAGCATTGGAGCCCACGCCTGGATgtccaagcagcagcagcagcactctcTGACCACCcttggtggaggaggagagcaaGGCCAGCAGGGTCAGCAGAGAACCACCCAAATTAAGACCGAGCAGCTGAGCCCCAGCCACTACAGAGATCAGCAGGGCTCCCCACAACATGTCACCTATGGGTCCTTCAACCTACAGCACTACAGCACCTCCTCTTACCCCTCCATCACGAGAGCACAGTATGACTATTCGGAACACCAAAGTGGTGCCAACTCCTACTACAGCCACGCAGCTGGCCAAGGCTCTAGCCTGTACTCCACCTTCAGCTATATGAGCCCCAGCCAGAGGCCAATGTATACACCAATCGCCGACACCACTGGGGTGCCGTCAGTGCCGCAGACCCACAGTCCACAGCACTGGGAGCAGCAGCCCATTTACACACAACTCTCCAGGCCCTGA